The Agrobacterium vitis genome has a segment encoding these proteins:
- the tssI gene encoding type VI secretion system tip protein TssI/VgrG, whose product MDDVLSSTDFIQASRVLKVSSSLGEDQLLPESMMVDEGVNRLFEITLSVRAKREAVKPEELIGKLVDISLEIRQGELDGDGVRRPFNGLVTNLSEGPPVTRGLRSYTLTIRPQLWLLSRRSDCRIWQNMTSMQVMETLFSEHGIPAAASAPLHKTPPSREFSVQWNETDLDYLLRRFEQDGLFYWFEHETGVHRLKVSDSKVAWSKPSAAAEGVDKVRLAQGSSDRNHINEWMRQFSYVPGQRAGADWNFETPSTVPLNVTPSLIQMPGAKQRELYEYPARISDIKEAEVAETFRTQATEADHERVTGQSNVRFLEAGRRFTPYEEPHPEHKYEEHVITRIMHRVVDRSYETASNEMEYANAFEAIPSRVPLTPHRDTKRPRIEGAQVAIVAGPSGEEIHTDKYGRIKLWYPWDRKAKKDGSDTCWVRVNQAWGGGSWGAQVIPRIGMEVMVSFVDGDPDRPLVIGVVPNPANPVPYDLPANKTRMVLRSNTHKGSGFNEMTFEDENGKENMFLHAQKDQTFKVLNNQTSRVDANALHSVGANKSLEVGSNMSQQVGGGLNMVVGGVGNAVNAIAGGLLATLAGKSAGLLQQAMSLASSAAADTPSSADKNAEAAGAALGSAASSSSGSGADVFSTAASYAGLMGAGGLGAMASSMDSVRSGINNAAVSELRTDAGDAMRSSGSQLGAQVSSMLGSGIFNTLVSRMQNTSVGVAKTEQVGVAKVVTVGQVFNETVGHTKNVMIGKELFIGVGGGKDKDGNEQPPKSILIMKDDGTILLKGVKIYIEGDSHVQVTSAMIDHN is encoded by the coding sequence ATGGACGACGTTCTGTCATCCACCGATTTCATTCAAGCAAGCCGTGTGCTGAAGGTCTCGTCGTCCTTGGGCGAAGACCAGTTGTTGCCGGAAAGCATGATGGTGGATGAAGGCGTCAATCGCCTGTTCGAAATCACCCTGTCGGTGCGCGCCAAGCGCGAGGCAGTCAAGCCGGAAGAACTGATCGGCAAACTGGTCGATATCTCCCTGGAAATCCGTCAGGGCGAACTGGACGGGGATGGCGTGCGCCGACCGTTCAATGGACTGGTGACCAATCTGTCCGAGGGACCGCCGGTGACGCGTGGATTGCGGTCCTATACCCTGACCATCCGTCCGCAACTGTGGCTGTTGTCGCGCCGCTCCGATTGCCGGATCTGGCAGAATATGACCTCGATGCAGGTGATGGAAACACTGTTTTCCGAGCATGGCATTCCAGCCGCCGCATCCGCCCCTCTGCACAAGACGCCGCCGTCGCGCGAGTTTTCTGTCCAATGGAATGAAACGGATCTCGATTACCTACTGCGCCGCTTCGAGCAAGACGGGTTGTTCTACTGGTTTGAACATGAGACCGGCGTTCACCGCCTGAAGGTCAGCGACAGCAAGGTGGCCTGGAGCAAGCCATCGGCTGCGGCAGAAGGTGTCGACAAAGTCAGATTAGCCCAAGGCTCGTCGGATCGCAACCATATCAACGAATGGATGCGGCAATTCTCCTACGTCCCCGGCCAGCGTGCCGGTGCGGACTGGAATTTTGAGACGCCGAGCACTGTGCCACTGAACGTCACGCCGTCACTGATCCAGATGCCGGGGGCCAAGCAGCGCGAGCTTTACGAATATCCGGCTCGGATCTCCGATATCAAAGAAGCCGAAGTGGCAGAGACCTTTCGAACGCAGGCGACGGAAGCCGATCATGAGCGGGTGACGGGCCAGTCCAATGTGCGCTTTCTGGAAGCAGGACGCCGGTTCACGCCCTATGAGGAGCCGCATCCCGAACATAAATACGAAGAGCATGTGATTACCCGCATCATGCATCGGGTGGTGGACCGCTCCTATGAGACGGCCAGCAATGAGATGGAATATGCCAACGCGTTTGAGGCCATTCCATCACGCGTTCCGCTGACACCGCATCGCGACACAAAGCGTCCGCGCATCGAGGGTGCGCAGGTGGCGATCGTCGCAGGGCCATCGGGTGAAGAAATCCACACCGACAAATACGGGCGCATCAAGCTCTGGTATCCCTGGGATCGCAAGGCAAAGAAGGATGGCAGTGATACCTGCTGGGTGCGGGTTAATCAGGCCTGGGGCGGTGGCAGTTGGGGTGCGCAGGTCATTCCCCGCATCGGCATGGAGGTGATGGTGTCGTTCGTGGATGGCGATCCGGATCGGCCACTGGTGATCGGCGTGGTTCCCAATCCGGCCAATCCCGTGCCCTACGATCTGCCCGCCAACAAGACCCGCATGGTGCTGCGCTCCAACACCCACAAAGGCAGCGGCTTCAACGAGATGACCTTCGAGGACGAAAACGGCAAGGAGAACATGTTCCTCCACGCCCAGAAGGATCAGACCTTCAAGGTTCTCAACAACCAGACCAGCCGTGTCGACGCCAATGCGCTTCATTCGGTCGGCGCCAACAAGTCGCTGGAAGTCGGCTCGAACATGAGCCAGCAGGTTGGCGGCGGGTTGAACATGGTGGTCGGCGGGGTTGGCAATGCCGTCAATGCGATTGCGGGCGGATTGCTGGCGACACTGGCAGGCAAGAGTGCCGGCCTGCTGCAGCAGGCCATGTCGCTGGCATCCTCTGCAGCAGCCGATACCCCCTCCTCCGCTGATAAGAATGCCGAGGCGGCTGGTGCTGCTCTGGGTTCCGCAGCCTCTTCATCCAGCGGAAGTGGCGCCGACGTCTTCTCCACGGCCGCAAGCTACGCCGGCCTGATGGGCGCTGGCGGGCTTGGCGCTATGGCATCGTCGATGGATTCGGTTCGCTCCGGCATCAACAATGCCGCCGTCAGTGAATTGCGCACGGATGCGGGGGATGCGATGCGCTCCTCCGGCAGCCAGCTTGGCGCGCAAGTCAGTTCCATGCTTGGCAGCGGTATTTTCAACACGCTTGTCAGCCGGATGCAGAATACCAGCGTTGGCGTTGCCAAGACCGAACAGGTCGGCGTTGCCAAGGTCGTCACCGTTGGGCAGGTGTTCAACGAGACGGTCGGCCATACGAAGAATGTGATGATCGGCAAGGAATTGTTCATCGGGGTCGGTGGCGGCAAGGACAAGGACGGCAATGAACAGCCGCCGAAGTCCATCCTGATCA
- a CDS encoding IS5 family transposase, giving the protein MAWTPFTRRHHDRSRMRYASDLTDREWSLIEPFIPRQPRLGRRRKTSLRAVMDAIFYLLQSGCQWVLLPHDFPPKSTVYHYFKRFCRDGTWRRIHDALYCRTRQLEGREEQPSFAIIDSQSVKTGPDARLDIGYDAGKKIKGRKRHIRIHTLGMLLKAEVHSAGIQDRDGAALIFDKLANRFPFIEKICGDGGYQGPKVEEASPRPMEIVKRNQAGFQVLPKRWIVERTLAWLDINRQLAKDFERFSATSLAFIQTAMIKLMARRLARYPLY; this is encoded by the coding sequence ATGGCCTGGACACCCTTCACCCGGCGTCACCATGACAGAAGCCGCATGCGCTACGCAAGCGATCTAACTGATCGTGAGTGGAGCCTGATCGAGCCCTTCATACCAAGGCAGCCTCGACTGGGCCGCAGACGCAAGACGTCGCTTCGGGCGGTGATGGATGCGATTTTCTATCTGCTTCAGTCGGGCTGCCAATGGGTATTGCTGCCGCATGATTTTCCGCCGAAGAGCACAGTCTATCATTATTTCAAGCGGTTCTGCCGGGATGGGACATGGCGTCGTATCCATGACGCGCTCTATTGCCGAACGCGACAGCTTGAGGGGCGCGAAGAGCAGCCATCATTTGCCATCATTGATAGCCAATCGGTGAAGACTGGCCCGGACGCACGTCTTGATATCGGTTATGACGCGGGCAAAAAAATTAAGGGCCGCAAGCGGCACATTCGGATCCATACCCTGGGCATGCTCCTGAAAGCCGAAGTCCATTCGGCGGGTATTCAAGATCGCGACGGAGCGGCACTCATTTTCGACAAGCTCGCCAACCGTTTTCCCTTTATCGAGAAAATCTGCGGCGATGGCGGCTATCAGGGTCCGAAGGTCGAAGAGGCAAGCCCAAGACCGATGGAAATCGTCAAGCGAAATCAGGCGGGGTTCCAGGTATTGCCGAAGCGCTGGATCGTTGAACGAACCCTCGCATGGCTTGACATCAACCGCCAGCTCGCCAAGGATTTTGAGCGCTTTTCAGCAACAAGCCTCGCCTTCATCCAGACCGCAATGATCAAGCTCATGGCCAGAAGGCTTGCTCGATATCCGCTTTATTGA
- a CDS encoding DUF4365 domain-containing protein has product MQERRGIAAVQSYAARAGQIWRETGTGDVGIDGQIEFVSPEGLVNGRTVAVQVKAGPSFFKHRSELGWKFYPEGKHKTYWEQFPLPVVLVLHDTDVGASYWIDVRQFLRVPRREERAFIEVPEKNLLEKTDPTLLFESTGVFNEPFIPALEDVLDKLVTTTSAEGTFPLSYFDLFVHGLTKICRSIYYGMDVVCNAVEYNLEAQGSEFGMGMGSTEHEFAFGFVRFLLAQNLAEVDYSDCLIDWVDREMQPHFVAPLTSRGRALVALIHREEKRLIANGSVVHGGELRVAQEAFFKIEIRSCFARFPRIREFQIASRHEKTADRGS; this is encoded by the coding sequence ATGCAGGAGCGGCGCGGAATCGCAGCGGTCCAGTCCTATGCCGCCAGGGCCGGCCAGATTTGGCGTGAAACCGGGACAGGCGACGTCGGTATCGACGGGCAGATCGAGTTCGTCTCGCCGGAGGGACTGGTAAATGGAAGGACCGTCGCGGTCCAGGTAAAGGCCGGGCCCTCTTTCTTCAAGCATAGAAGTGAGCTTGGCTGGAAGTTTTATCCGGAGGGCAAGCACAAAACCTACTGGGAACAGTTCCCTTTGCCCGTTGTTCTGGTCCTTCACGACACCGATGTCGGCGCTAGCTACTGGATAGACGTGCGGCAATTCTTGCGGGTTCCGCGGCGTGAAGAACGCGCCTTCATTGAGGTTCCGGAAAAGAACCTCCTTGAGAAAACCGACCCGACCTTACTTTTCGAGAGCACCGGTGTGTTCAACGAGCCCTTCATCCCTGCGCTGGAAGACGTGCTCGACAAGCTCGTCACGACCACATCGGCAGAAGGCACATTCCCCCTCAGCTATTTCGATCTTTTCGTCCATGGACTGACGAAGATCTGCCGGAGCATCTATTACGGCATGGACGTCGTCTGCAACGCTGTCGAATACAATCTCGAAGCGCAAGGATCCGAGTTCGGCATGGGAATGGGATCGACGGAACACGAGTTCGCCTTCGGCTTCGTCAGATTCCTGCTGGCACAGAACCTCGCCGAGGTTGATTATTCTGATTGCCTCATCGACTGGGTGGACCGAGAAATGCAGCCGCATTTCGTCGCGCCTCTCACCTCCCGGGGACGGGCCCTTGTCGCACTAATCCACCGGGAAGAGAAGCGGCTGATCGCGAATGGCTCGGTGGTGCACGGTGGCGAGCTTCGTGTCGCTCAGGAAGCATTTTTCAAAATCGAAATACGGTCCTGCTTCGCGAGATTTCCAAGGATACGGGAGTTTCAAATCGCATCACGCCACGAGAAGACTGCCGACCGCGGTTCTTGA
- a CDS encoding DNA cytosine methyltransferase, protein MTMGARLSGIDVRAAVENHPSACLTYAANHPGATMLGTDIAKVATIDVGPRDQPVVLFGGPPCQGFSTSNQRTRHADNPKNWLFREFLRMVETLKPEWVVFENVAGILQTDGGRFAESFREQLKAMGYRIAFGILNAADFGCPQRRSRYIVIAALNSDPELPTPSPDVAVPTLWQAIGDLPQLVNGATVDELEYGGAPLSEYARRMRWDLAKCTGHLVSRNADSIVARYAHIPQGGNWRDVPGLMRDPVTDRRRYHSGIYKRLVQDAPSVVIGNFRKNMLIHPTQDRGLSVREAARLQSFPDSYVFHGSIGFQQQQVGNAVPPILAKAVFDKVMEMSSQAGGQ, encoded by the coding sequence ATGACCATGGGCGCCAGGCTCTCGGGCATCGACGTCCGGGCGGCGGTGGAAAACCATCCTTCGGCCTGCCTGACATACGCGGCCAACCATCCCGGAGCGACAATGCTCGGAACAGACATCGCGAAGGTGGCCACGATCGATGTCGGTCCCCGGGATCAGCCCGTGGTACTGTTCGGCGGCCCGCCGTGCCAGGGATTTTCGACGTCGAACCAGCGGACCCGTCATGCCGACAATCCGAAGAACTGGCTCTTCCGGGAATTTCTGCGCATGGTCGAGACCCTCAAGCCTGAATGGGTGGTGTTCGAGAACGTCGCTGGCATACTCCAGACCGATGGCGGCCGTTTTGCCGAATCCTTCCGGGAGCAGCTCAAGGCGATGGGATACAGGATCGCGTTCGGCATCCTGAATGCAGCCGATTTCGGATGTCCGCAGCGACGCTCGCGCTACATCGTGATCGCCGCCCTGAATTCGGATCCCGAGCTTCCGACGCCTAGCCCCGATGTCGCGGTGCCCACCCTCTGGCAGGCGATCGGGGATCTTCCCCAGCTGGTCAACGGCGCCACCGTCGACGAGCTGGAGTACGGTGGCGCGCCGCTCTCGGAATACGCTCGACGCATGCGGTGGGACCTTGCGAAGTGCACCGGCCATCTTGTCAGCAGGAACGCGGACTCGATCGTGGCGCGATATGCCCATATTCCGCAGGGCGGAAACTGGCGGGACGTTCCCGGCCTGATGCGGGACCCTGTCACCGATCGGCGCCGTTACCACTCAGGAATCTACAAGCGGTTGGTGCAGGACGCACCATCCGTCGTCATTGGAAACTTTCGAAAGAACATGCTGATCCATCCCACTCAGGACCGAGGCCTCTCGGTCCGCGAAGCCGCTCGCCTCCAAAGCTTCCCGGATAGCTACGTCTTCCATGGATCGATAGGATTCCAACAGCAGCAGGTTGGCAATGCCGTGCCCCCAATCCTGGCGAAGGCCGTGTTCGACAAGGTGATGGAAATGTCCAGTCAAGCGGGAGGCCAATAA
- a CDS encoding HD domain-containing protein, whose protein sequence is MPELISVDSALEQWFKKSLKRGAKLPRRGGKYFEHYTSIKQRLADKYYSVTGAALAQEGDRYTRHDIGHVDDVIETAGLMLGLDSDSSTPATKNLQAYEGFVLLVAILLHDAGNAMRRQGHERKAAEILREVGEAVGLSDIERRIISSIAQAHGGEMEDGSKDTITGLMSEPIPNIQGIEVHAWRLAALLRFADELSENHTRADEVAIGNAATPPLSLLANLYCLVINRRVDFKGKSVHLSFTIDKQLLPRTFSIPDGNGGTREIMFIDYIAERLEKCERERRYCNRFLAGFASYDRIRAKLVIMDGDREIDTVAVDLEEVGYPGLLKKVKDLQPRFDAFKLRDEHCLTPHQEPIS, encoded by the coding sequence GTGCCCGAGCTGATTTCCGTAGATTCTGCTTTGGAACAATGGTTCAAGAAATCCTTGAAACGCGGCGCCAAGCTCCCCCGCCGCGGGGGCAAGTACTTCGAGCACTACACTTCCATCAAGCAGCGTCTAGCCGACAAGTACTACTCCGTCACCGGTGCCGCCCTGGCGCAGGAAGGCGATCGATATACGAGGCACGACATCGGGCATGTGGACGATGTCATCGAGACCGCGGGGCTGATGCTCGGCTTGGACTCCGACAGCTCAACGCCAGCCACCAAAAATCTGCAGGCCTACGAGGGCTTCGTCCTGCTTGTGGCCATCCTGCTGCACGATGCTGGAAACGCGATGCGCCGCCAGGGCCACGAGAGGAAGGCTGCCGAAATCTTGCGCGAGGTGGGCGAGGCAGTGGGATTGAGTGACATCGAACGCAGGATAATTTCTTCCATCGCACAGGCGCATGGCGGGGAAATGGAGGACGGCAGTAAGGACACGATCACAGGCCTCATGAGCGAGCCGATCCCAAACATCCAAGGCATCGAGGTTCATGCCTGGCGCCTTGCCGCCTTGCTCCGTTTTGCGGACGAACTGAGTGAAAATCACACCCGCGCCGACGAGGTCGCGATCGGGAACGCAGCGACGCCGCCTCTGTCGCTCCTAGCGAACTTGTATTGTCTCGTTATCAACAGAAGAGTCGATTTCAAAGGCAAGTCGGTGCATCTTTCGTTTACGATCGACAAACAGCTTCTTCCTCGCACGTTCAGCATCCCCGATGGAAATGGCGGAACGCGGGAGATTATGTTTATCGACTACATCGCCGAGCGATTGGAAAAATGCGAACGCGAGCGGCGCTATTGCAACCGCTTCCTGGCAGGGTTTGCAAGCTACGACCGTATCCGCGCAAAGCTGGTTATCATGGATGGCGATCGCGAGATCGACACTGTCGCGGTCGATCTCGAAGAGGTAGGCTATCCAGGGCTGTTGAAGAAGGTCAAGGATCTCCAGCCCAGATTTGATGCTTTCAAACTGCGCGATGAGCATTGCTTGACACCGCACCAGGAGCCAATCTCGTGA
- a CDS encoding ORC-CDC6 family AAA ATPase yields the protein MSTNPFGVQNPEHVDAAYIARNFVEVQTDFPRLKEHGNTFIHGARGTGKSMLLRSLEPRVMILQEKADKLKDLPFVAVHVPLRTADFGAPEFNRYKGYAVHAIGEHLLAMHVVLRVTQLLDSFHNEISQASAERFRERFEELFSVAGGSVAEDASSEPLQGETPFQRVANTCEKNIFEVRQFLVRQWFRNSEPDYVGALAGFLDFLVPLSREVKRLDGVPSVPLFVMLDDADNLPIPLQRVLNSWVSTRSTGDICLKVTTQLAYATMRTLDNRIIESPHDYAEVNLTAVYTASSDIYSRRLHEIVTKRLQNSGILSTVDQFFPLDKAQDERLRVIAAEITAEHIEMNLSSEVPVGSARSRDEVRRYTVPQFMREIAGSSKSAHTYSYAGFRSLVDLSSGVVRWFLEPASRMYDRMISEGLGDGTVTEIPVSVQDAVIKDWSAEFLEPLTRQTTEISDALTDLSEGIESLHADGHETILYEQLGNLIEGLGRLFRGKLLDQNASEQRVFSVVLRDRPKPELERVLNLGVRLGYLQRSDYAAKEALGGRRPRYILARRLGPHYKLDISGYAAHLSIMSKDLELAMRSPGDFVKTRLKQDGSADSQFSLDLDGARF from the coding sequence GTGAGCACAAACCCGTTCGGCGTGCAGAATCCGGAGCATGTGGATGCCGCATATATCGCTCGAAACTTCGTCGAGGTTCAGACCGACTTTCCTCGTCTTAAAGAGCACGGAAACACGTTTATCCATGGCGCGCGCGGGACCGGGAAGAGCATGCTGCTCCGCAGCCTTGAACCGCGGGTCATGATTCTTCAGGAGAAGGCCGATAAACTGAAAGATCTTCCCTTCGTTGCGGTTCACGTTCCTCTGCGAACCGCCGACTTCGGCGCTCCCGAGTTCAACCGATACAAGGGATATGCCGTCCACGCGATCGGCGAGCACCTTCTTGCCATGCACGTCGTACTGAGGGTGACACAGCTTCTCGACAGCTTCCACAATGAGATTTCACAAGCCTCAGCAGAGCGTTTTCGCGAAAGGTTCGAGGAGCTCTTTAGTGTAGCCGGAGGTTCTGTGGCCGAGGACGCGTCGTCGGAGCCGTTGCAAGGGGAAACTCCCTTCCAGCGCGTCGCGAACACATGCGAGAAGAACATCTTTGAGGTGCGCCAATTCCTCGTGAGGCAGTGGTTTCGTAATTCGGAGCCGGACTATGTCGGCGCTTTGGCAGGATTTCTAGATTTTCTTGTTCCTCTCTCACGCGAGGTCAAGCGCCTCGACGGGGTTCCAAGCGTTCCACTGTTCGTGATGTTGGACGACGCCGACAATCTCCCGATTCCGTTGCAGCGGGTGCTGAATTCCTGGGTGTCGACCAGAAGCACTGGCGACATATGCCTCAAGGTCACCACGCAGCTTGCCTACGCAACGATGCGCACGCTCGATAACCGCATTATTGAAAGCCCGCACGACTATGCGGAAGTGAACTTGACCGCGGTCTACACGGCGTCCTCAGACATATACAGCCGCCGCCTCCACGAGATAGTGACCAAGCGTCTTCAGAATTCGGGCATCCTTTCGACCGTCGACCAATTCTTCCCGCTGGACAAGGCGCAGGACGAGCGGCTGAGGGTCATCGCAGCCGAGATCACTGCGGAGCATATTGAGATGAATTTGTCGTCCGAGGTTCCGGTCGGCTCGGCTCGTAGTCGCGACGAGGTGAGGCGCTACACGGTGCCCCAATTCATGCGGGAAATTGCGGGATCTTCGAAATCGGCCCACACATATAGCTATGCAGGGTTCCGTTCTCTGGTCGACCTGTCGTCCGGCGTCGTACGCTGGTTTCTAGAACCGGCGAGCCGAATGTACGATAGGATGATAAGCGAGGGACTGGGGGACGGAACAGTCACCGAGATTCCAGTCAGCGTCCAGGACGCTGTCATCAAGGACTGGTCTGCTGAGTTCCTTGAGCCGCTGACTCGCCAAACGACGGAAATCTCCGATGCTCTGACTGATCTGAGCGAAGGAATCGAGAGTCTTCATGCCGACGGTCATGAAACCATACTCTACGAACAGCTTGGGAACCTGATAGAAGGACTGGGAAGATTGTTCCGAGGCAAGCTTCTCGATCAGAATGCGAGCGAGCAGCGGGTGTTCTCGGTCGTGCTGAGAGACCGGCCGAAGCCAGAGCTGGAGCGCGTCCTGAATCTTGGCGTCAGGCTGGGCTATCTGCAGAGATCCGACTATGCCGCAAAGGAGGCGCTGGGGGGAAGGCGACCGCGATATATTCTGGCGAGACGTCTTGGGCCGCACTACAAGCTCGACATTTCAGGATATGCCGCTCATCTGTCGATCATGTCGAAGGATCTGGAGCTGGCCATGCGAAGCCCGGGAGACTTTGTGAAGACCCGTCTGAAGCAGGACGGATCGGCTGACAGCCAGTTTTCGTTGGACCTTGATGGAGCCAGGTTTTGA
- the thyX gene encoding FAD-dependent thymidylate synthase translates to MTGLTTEQAAEIESIRSAPSSTLRPVSPGLEDILHKSFPVLDHGIVRVVDYMGDDSAIVQAARVSYGRGTKRTQEDSGLIRYLLRHHHTTPFEMAEIKFHVKLPIFVARQWIRHRTASVNEYSARYSVLDNEFYIPQPEHLAAQSTSNRQGRGAVLEGDEAAEVLSLLRRDAKQAYDDYSTMLNDPSNPDHREDHSGLARELARMNLSLNFYTQWYWKTDLHNLMNFLRLRADAHAQYEIRAYADIMLEIMQAWVPIAHSAFKEYRMEAVQLSGTAVKAVRRMIAGDTVNQENSGLSAREWQELSGALNLPSLKVL, encoded by the coding sequence TTGACTGGATTAACGACCGAGCAAGCCGCCGAAATCGAATCCATCAGGTCAGCGCCGTCGAGTACCCTGCGACCGGTGTCGCCCGGCCTTGAAGATATCCTACACAAGTCGTTCCCAGTTTTGGACCACGGCATCGTCAGGGTGGTCGATTACATGGGCGACGACAGCGCGATCGTCCAGGCCGCGCGAGTATCCTACGGCCGAGGCACGAAACGGACACAGGAAGACAGCGGGCTCATCCGGTACCTTCTCCGCCATCACCACACGACTCCTTTTGAGATGGCCGAGATTAAATTCCATGTAAAGCTGCCGATTTTCGTCGCGAGGCAATGGATCCGCCACCGCACGGCAAGTGTGAATGAATATTCGGCCCGGTATTCAGTACTCGATAACGAGTTCTACATCCCCCAGCCTGAACACCTTGCCGCGCAATCGACGTCCAACCGCCAGGGGCGTGGGGCCGTTCTGGAGGGAGATGAGGCGGCGGAAGTTCTGTCGCTGCTGCGCCGCGACGCAAAGCAGGCGTACGACGACTACTCAACGATGCTGAACGACCCTAGCAACCCTGACCACCGCGAAGACCACTCCGGGCTTGCCCGCGAACTTGCCCGCATGAATCTTTCGCTTAACTTCTATACCCAATGGTACTGGAAGACCGATCTTCACAACCTTATGAACTTCCTGCGTCTGAGGGCCGATGCGCACGCGCAGTATGAAATACGCGCTTATGCAGACATCATGCTGGAAATCATGCAGGCCTGGGTTCCGATCGCCCATTCCGCATTCAAGGAATACCGGATGGAAGCAGTTCAATTATCGGGCACGGCCGTGAAGGCGGTCCGCCGGATGATAGCCGGAGACACGGTCAATCAGGAGAACAGCGGGCTGAGTGCACGGGAGTGGCAGGAACTAAGTGGGGCCCTTAATCTACCTTCGCTGAAGGTACTGTGA
- a CDS encoding DUF3800 domain-containing protein, giving the protein MIAAAFDFTRENPRAFTLSDTSKKKGYQASSPNVVAFTQLFQAIHDFAQKEESLPERLIHDQQDEFRKALAESYQHFGRIIFQDFDDSRFPEAKIAEYDLAKFEMLSSKDNAGLQATDMLLWVAQRKPKSKELAVLKARIKSKTDDFQLCRRMSELIVHAHLLRHERERIGPKPKR; this is encoded by the coding sequence GTGATCGCGGCGGCATTCGACTTCACTCGGGAAAATCCCAGGGCATTCACGCTCAGCGATACATCAAAGAAAAAGGGCTATCAGGCGAGTTCGCCGAACGTGGTTGCCTTTACCCAATTGTTCCAAGCGATTCACGATTTCGCTCAGAAGGAAGAGAGCCTGCCAGAAAGGTTAATTCACGACCAACAGGATGAATTTCGAAAAGCCTTGGCGGAAAGCTACCAGCATTTTGGCCGCATTATTTTCCAAGACTTCGATGATAGCCGTTTCCCTGAGGCAAAAATTGCGGAGTATGATCTCGCGAAATTCGAAATGCTGTCATCAAAAGACAATGCCGGACTTCAGGCGACAGACATGCTACTCTGGGTGGCGCAGCGGAAGCCCAAGTCAAAAGAGTTGGCTGTCCTAAAAGCCAGGATCAAATCCAAGACGGATGACTTCCAGCTATGCCGGCGCATGTCCGAGTTGATCGTCCATGCTCATCTTCTGCGGCATGAGCGGGAGCGCATTGGTCCGAAGCCGAAGCGCTGA
- a CDS encoding IS3 family transposase (programmed frameshift), whose translation MTNTKKNSPGRHAKFTDAFKAEAVRLARTSGRPLRAISDDLGVGLSTLGKWVSAHKEADLLSGPHEDTAKELARLRKENEILRQERDLLKKAGRLLCKGNHEMKFKVIAAEKANVPVQRACTLLGVSESGYYAWDIRKPSLRQRTDMVLLAHIRAQFTTSHETYGSPRMTVELKEDGVCVGRHRVARIMHDNGLKALQKRRFKRTTDSDHKGPVAPNILDQDFAATGPNQKWGVDITYVWTTQGWLYLAIVVDLYSRRIIGWATSDRMKQDLALTALRRAIAIRRPPKDVIHHSDRGSQYCATDYQKLLKAHGFILSMSGKGNCYDNSMVETVFKTIKSELVWRTVFKTRTQAEIAIGQYIDAFYNPKRRHSSLGYKSPIQFESIPLKLTP comes from the exons ATGACGAACACGAAGAAGAATTCACCCGGCCGCCACGCCAAGTTCACAGATGCTTTCAAAGCTGAGGCTGTCCGACTTGCGCGCACCAGCGGCAGGCCGTTGCGTGCAATATCCGATGATCTTGGCGTTGGGCTCTCGACGCTTGGGAAATGGGTGAGCGCCCACAAGGAAGCCGACCTGCTTTCTGGACCACACGAAGATACTGCCAAGGAACTGGCGCGTCTTCGCAAGGAAAATGAAATTCTGCGTCAGGAGCGCGATTTATTAAAAAAAGCAG GCCGCCTTCTTTGCAAAGGAAACCATGAAATGAAATTCAAGGTCATTGCGGCAGAGAAGGCCAATGTTCCTGTTCAGCGTGCCTGCACGCTTCTGGGTGTCAGTGAAAGCGGATATTACGCTTGGGACATACGCAAACCAAGCCTGCGGCAAAGGACGGACATGGTTCTTTTGGCTCATATCCGGGCTCAGTTCACCACCTCACATGAAACCTATGGAAGCCCACGCATGACGGTGGAACTGAAGGAAGACGGGGTTTGCGTCGGTCGCCACAGGGTTGCTCGCATCATGCATGACAATGGTTTGAAGGCATTGCAGAAACGCCGATTCAAGAGAACAACTGACAGCGATCACAAAGGGCCTGTTGCCCCCAATATTCTGGATCAGGACTTTGCCGCCACAGGTCCAAATCAGAAGTGGGGTGTTGACATCACCTACGTTTGGACGACGCAAGGCTGGCTCTATCTGGCCATTGTTGTCGATCTCTATTCTCGACGTATTATCGGCTGGGCCACCAGTGATCGAATGAAGCAGGACCTGGCATTGACGGCATTACGACGGGCCATAGCCATCCGCAGACCGCCGAAGGATGTCATTCACCACTCCGACCGTGGTAGTCAATATTGCGCGACCGACTACCAAAAGCTTCTGAAAGCTCACGGGTTCATCCTGTCGATGAGCGGCAAGGGCAATTGCTATGACAATTCCATGGTGGAAACCGTGTTCAAGACAATCAAGTCAGAACTGGTTTGGCGAACTGTATTCAAAACAAGGACCCAAGCTGAAATCGCCATTGGACAATACATCGACGCCTTCTATAATCCAAAAAGAAGACATTCCTCCTTGGGCTACAAAAGCCCAATTCAGTTCGAGAGCATCCCTCTCAAGCTGACACCCTGA